From Callithrix jacchus isolate 240 chromosome 15, calJac240_pri, whole genome shotgun sequence, one genomic window encodes:
- the ITIH4 gene encoding inter-alpha-trypsin inhibitor heavy chain H4 isoform X4, whose product MKPPGPVYTCSKMLVLLSLLAIHQTTTAQQDIDIYSLTVDSRVSSRFAHTVVTSQVVNRANTVQEATFQMELPKKAFITNFSMIIDSVTYPGIIKEKDEAQAQYSTAVARGRSAGLIKAAGRNMEQFQVSVSVAPNAKITFELVYEELLKRRLGVYELLLKVRPQQLVKHLQMDIHIFEPQGISFLETESTFMTNELVDALITSQNKTKAHIRFKPTLSQQQKSPEQQETVLDGDLIIRYDVDRADSGGSIQIENGYFVHYFAPEGLTTMPKNVVFVIDKSGSMSGRKIQQTREALIKILDDLSPRDQFNLITFSSEATQWSPSLVPASAENVNKARSFAAAIHALGGTNINDAVLMAVQLLDRSNREERLPTRSVSLIILLTDGDPTVGETNPRNIQKNVREAVSGQYSLFCLGFGFDVSYAFLEKLALDTGGLARRIYEDSDSALQLQDFYQEVANPLLTAVTFKYPNNAVEEVTQDNFRFLFKGSEMVVAGKLRDQGPDVLTAKVSGHLTMQNLTFQTESSVAEQEAEFQSPKYIFHNFMERLWAYLTIQQLLEGTVSASDAEQQVLRTRALNLSLAYSFVTPLTSMVVTKPEDQEQSQVAEKPVEGDSRYRNVHPGYAFFRHHVQGAPRAKIPKTAGVSGFRTNFGTGGVGFRKLGLPGPPVASDPAAFHPFRLLALSPPAPSNPDSAVSGVMNIETKETSMTSQTPAFIQAPSAILPLPGQSVEWLCMDPRYRHGPVNLLSDPEQGVEVTGQSQMEKAGFSWIEVTFKNPPVRVHAAPEQVVVTRNRRSSAYKWKETLFSVMPGLKMTMDKTGLLLLSDPDKVTIGLLAWDGPGEGLRIFLRDTDRFSSHVGGTLGQFYQEVLWGSPAPSDDSRRMLRVQGTDHSATRKRKLDYQEGPPGVEISCWSVEL is encoded by the exons ATGAAGCCCCCAGGACCTGTCTATACCTGCAGCAAAATGCTGGTCCTGCTTTCACTGCTGGCCATCCACCAGACCACAACTGCCCAACAG GATATTGACATCTACAGCCTTACTGTGGACTCCAGGGTGTCTTCCCGGTTTGCCCACACAGTCGTCACCAGCCAAGTGGTCAACAGGGCCAATACTGTGCAGGAGGCTACCTTCCAGATGGAGCTACCCAAGAAAGCCTTCATCACCAACTTCTCCAT GATCATCGACAGCGTGACCTACCCAGGGATCATCAAGGAGAAGGACGAAGCCCAGGCGCAGTACAGCACAGCAGTGGCCAGGGGAAGGAGTGCTGGCCTCATCAA GGCCGCCGGTAGAAACATGGAGCAGTTCCAGGTGTCGGTCAGTGTGGCTCCAAATGCCAAGATCACCTTCGAGCTGGTCTATGAGGAGCTGCTCAAACGGCGTCTGGGGGTGTACGAGCTGCTGCTGAAAGTGCGGCCCCAGCAGCTGGTCAAGCACCTGCAG ATGGACATTCACATCTTCGAGCCCCAGGGCATCAGCTTCCTGGAGACAGAGAGCACCTTCATGACCAACGAGCTGGTAGATGCCCTCATCACCTCGCAGAATAAGACCAAG GCTCACATCCGGTTCAAGCCAACGCTCTCCCAGCAGCAAAAGTCGCCAGAGCAGCAAGAAACAGTCCTGGACGGCGACCTCATTATCCGCTATGATGTGGACCGAGCCGACTCTGGGGGCTCCATTCAG ATCGAGAATGGCTACTTTGTACACTACTTTGCCCCCGAGGGCCTAACCACAATGCCCAAGAATGTGGTCTTTGTCATTGACAAGAGCGGCTCCATGAGTGGCAGGAAAATCCAGCAG ACCCGGGAAGCCCTAATCAAGATCCTGGATGACCTCAGCCCCAGAGACCAGTTCAACCTCATCACCTTCAGTTCAGAAGCAACCCAGTGGAGCCCATCGCTGGTGCCAGCCTCAGCAGAGAATGTGAACAAGGCCAGGAGCTTCGCTGCCGCCATCCACGCCCTGGGAG GTACCAACATCAATGATGCGGTGCTGATGGCTGTGCAGCTGCTGGACCGCAGCAACCGCGAGGAGCGGCTGCCCACCCGGAGCGTCTCGCTCATCATCCTGCTCACGGACGGCGACCCCACCGTGG GGGAGACTAACCCCAGGAACATCCAGAAGAACGTGCGAGAAGCTGTAAGTGGCCAGTACAGCCTCTTCTGCCTGGGCTTCGGCTTCGATGTCAGCTACGCCTTCCTGGAGAAGCTGGCGCTGGACACCGGTGGCCTGGCCCGGCGCATCTATGAGGACTCGGACTCTGCCCTGCAGCTCCAG GACTTCTACCAGGAAGTGGCCAACCCACTGCTGACAGCGGTGACCTTCAAGTACCCGAACAACGCCGTGGAGGAGGTCACTCAGGACAACTTCCGGTTCCTCTTCAAGGGCTCGGAGATGGTGGTGGCTGGGAAGCTCCGGGACCAGGGGCCTGATGTGCTCACAGCCAAAGTCAGTGGGCACCTG ACTATGCAGAACCTCACTTTCCAAACGGAGTCCAGTGTGGCAGAGCAGGAGGCGGAGTTCCAGAGCCCCAAATATATCTTTCACAACTTCATGGAGAGGCTGTGGGCATATCTGACTATCCAGCAGCTGCTGGAGGGAAC TGTCTCTGCGTCCGATGCTGAACAGCAGGTCCTGCGGACCCGAGCGCTGAACTTGTCACTTGCCTACAGCTTTGTCACGCCTCTCACATCTATGGTAGTCACCAAACCTGAAGACCAAGAACAGTCTCAAGTTGCTGAGAAGCCAGTGGAAGGCG ATAGTAGATACAGGAATGTCCACCCAG GTTACGCTTTCTTCAGACATCATGTCCAGGGAGCCCCGAGggcaaaaataccaaaaacag CTGGAGTTTCTGGATTCCGGACAAATTTCGGAACTGGAGGTGTTGGCTTCAGGAAACTTGGACTGCCAGGGCCTCCTGTTGCTTCTGACCCTGCAGCTTTCCACCCCTTCCGCCTTCTGGCCTTGT CTCCACCAGCCCCCTCAAATCCTGATTCAGCTGTGTCTGGTGTCATGAATATCGAAACCAAAG aaACATCTATGACATCCCAAACCCCAG CCTTCATACAGGCTCCTTCTGCCATCCTGCCACTGCCTGGGCAGAGCGTGGAGTGGCTCTGTATGGACCCCAGATACCGCCACGGGCCAGTGAACCTGCTCTCAGACCCTGAGCAAG GGGTTGAGGTGACTGGCCAGTCCCAGATGGAGAAGGCTGGGTTCTCATGGATTGAAGTGACCTTCAAGAACCCCCCAGTACGGGTTCACGCAGCCCCTGAACAAGTGGTGGTGACTCGGAACCGAAGAAGTTCTGCATACAAGTGGAAGGAGACGCTGTTCTCAGTGATGCCTGG CCTGAAGATGACCATGGACAAGACAGGTCTCCTGCTGCTCAGCGACCCAGACAAAGTGACCATTGGCCTGTTGGCCTGGGATGGCCCTGGAGAGGGGCTCCGGATTTTTCTGCGTGACACTGACCGCTTCTCCAGCCACGTTGGCGGGACCCTTG GCCAGTTTTACCAGGAGGTGCTCTGGGGATCTCCAGCACCATCGGATGACAGCAGACGCATGCTGAGGGTTCAGGGCACTGACCACTCTGCCACCAG AAAGCGCAAGCTGGATTACCAGGAGGGGCCCCCGGGAGTGGAGATTTCCTGCTGGTCTGTGGAGCTGTAA
- the ITIH4 gene encoding inter-alpha-trypsin inhibitor heavy chain H4 isoform X6 gives MKPPGPVYTCSKMLVLLSLLAIHQTTTAQQDIDIYSLTVDSRVSSRFAHTVVTSQVVNRANTVQEATFQMELPKKAFITNFSMIIDSVTYPGIIKEKDEAQAQYSTAVARGRSAGLIKAAGRNMEQFQVSVSVAPNAKITFELVYEELLKRRLGVYELLLKVRPQQLVKHLQMDIHIFEPQGISFLETESTFMTNELVDALITSQNKTKAHIRFKPTLSQQQKSPEQQETVLDGDLIIRYDVDRADSGGSIQIENGYFVHYFAPEGLTTMPKNVVFVIDKSGSMSGRKIQQTREALIKILDDLSPRDQFNLITFSSEATQWSPSLVPASAENVNKARSFAAAIHALGGTNINDAVLMAVQLLDRSNREERLPTRSVSLIILLTDGDPTVGETNPRNIQKNVREAVSGQYSLFCLGFGFDVSYAFLEKLALDTGGLARRIYEDSDSALQLQDFYQEVANPLLTAVTFKYPNNAVEEVTQDNFRFLFKGSEMVVAGKLRDQGPDVLTAKVSGHLTMQNLTFQTESSVAEQEAEFQSPKYIFHNFMERLWAYLTIQQLLEGTVSASDAEQQVLRTRALNLSLAYSFVTPLTSMVVTKPEDQEQSQVAEKPVEGDSRYRNVHPGYAFFRHHVQGAPRAKIPKTGYKEGAPPAPSNPDSAVSGVMNIETKETSMTSQTPAFIQAPSAILPLPGQSVEWLCMDPRYRHGPVNLLSDPEQGVEVTGQSQMEKAGFSWIEVTFKNPPVRVHAAPEQVVVTRNRRSSAYKWKETLFSVMPGLKMTMDKTGLLLLSDPDKVTIGLLAWDGPGEGLRIFLRDTDRFSSHVGGTLGQFYQEVLWGSPAPSDDSRRMLRVQGTDHSATRKRKLDYQEGPPGVEISCWSVEL, from the exons ATGAAGCCCCCAGGACCTGTCTATACCTGCAGCAAAATGCTGGTCCTGCTTTCACTGCTGGCCATCCACCAGACCACAACTGCCCAACAG GATATTGACATCTACAGCCTTACTGTGGACTCCAGGGTGTCTTCCCGGTTTGCCCACACAGTCGTCACCAGCCAAGTGGTCAACAGGGCCAATACTGTGCAGGAGGCTACCTTCCAGATGGAGCTACCCAAGAAAGCCTTCATCACCAACTTCTCCAT GATCATCGACAGCGTGACCTACCCAGGGATCATCAAGGAGAAGGACGAAGCCCAGGCGCAGTACAGCACAGCAGTGGCCAGGGGAAGGAGTGCTGGCCTCATCAA GGCCGCCGGTAGAAACATGGAGCAGTTCCAGGTGTCGGTCAGTGTGGCTCCAAATGCCAAGATCACCTTCGAGCTGGTCTATGAGGAGCTGCTCAAACGGCGTCTGGGGGTGTACGAGCTGCTGCTGAAAGTGCGGCCCCAGCAGCTGGTCAAGCACCTGCAG ATGGACATTCACATCTTCGAGCCCCAGGGCATCAGCTTCCTGGAGACAGAGAGCACCTTCATGACCAACGAGCTGGTAGATGCCCTCATCACCTCGCAGAATAAGACCAAG GCTCACATCCGGTTCAAGCCAACGCTCTCCCAGCAGCAAAAGTCGCCAGAGCAGCAAGAAACAGTCCTGGACGGCGACCTCATTATCCGCTATGATGTGGACCGAGCCGACTCTGGGGGCTCCATTCAG ATCGAGAATGGCTACTTTGTACACTACTTTGCCCCCGAGGGCCTAACCACAATGCCCAAGAATGTGGTCTTTGTCATTGACAAGAGCGGCTCCATGAGTGGCAGGAAAATCCAGCAG ACCCGGGAAGCCCTAATCAAGATCCTGGATGACCTCAGCCCCAGAGACCAGTTCAACCTCATCACCTTCAGTTCAGAAGCAACCCAGTGGAGCCCATCGCTGGTGCCAGCCTCAGCAGAGAATGTGAACAAGGCCAGGAGCTTCGCTGCCGCCATCCACGCCCTGGGAG GTACCAACATCAATGATGCGGTGCTGATGGCTGTGCAGCTGCTGGACCGCAGCAACCGCGAGGAGCGGCTGCCCACCCGGAGCGTCTCGCTCATCATCCTGCTCACGGACGGCGACCCCACCGTGG GGGAGACTAACCCCAGGAACATCCAGAAGAACGTGCGAGAAGCTGTAAGTGGCCAGTACAGCCTCTTCTGCCTGGGCTTCGGCTTCGATGTCAGCTACGCCTTCCTGGAGAAGCTGGCGCTGGACACCGGTGGCCTGGCCCGGCGCATCTATGAGGACTCGGACTCTGCCCTGCAGCTCCAG GACTTCTACCAGGAAGTGGCCAACCCACTGCTGACAGCGGTGACCTTCAAGTACCCGAACAACGCCGTGGAGGAGGTCACTCAGGACAACTTCCGGTTCCTCTTCAAGGGCTCGGAGATGGTGGTGGCTGGGAAGCTCCGGGACCAGGGGCCTGATGTGCTCACAGCCAAAGTCAGTGGGCACCTG ACTATGCAGAACCTCACTTTCCAAACGGAGTCCAGTGTGGCAGAGCAGGAGGCGGAGTTCCAGAGCCCCAAATATATCTTTCACAACTTCATGGAGAGGCTGTGGGCATATCTGACTATCCAGCAGCTGCTGGAGGGAAC TGTCTCTGCGTCCGATGCTGAACAGCAGGTCCTGCGGACCCGAGCGCTGAACTTGTCACTTGCCTACAGCTTTGTCACGCCTCTCACATCTATGGTAGTCACCAAACCTGAAGACCAAGAACAGTCTCAAGTTGCTGAGAAGCCAGTGGAAGGCG ATAGTAGATACAGGAATGTCCACCCAG GTTACGCTTTCTTCAGACATCATGTCCAGGGAGCCCCGAGggcaaaaataccaaaaacaggTTACAAAGAAGGAG CTCCACCAGCCCCCTCAAATCCTGATTCAGCTGTGTCTGGTGTCATGAATATCGAAACCAAAG aaACATCTATGACATCCCAAACCCCAG CCTTCATACAGGCTCCTTCTGCCATCCTGCCACTGCCTGGGCAGAGCGTGGAGTGGCTCTGTATGGACCCCAGATACCGCCACGGGCCAGTGAACCTGCTCTCAGACCCTGAGCAAG GGGTTGAGGTGACTGGCCAGTCCCAGATGGAGAAGGCTGGGTTCTCATGGATTGAAGTGACCTTCAAGAACCCCCCAGTACGGGTTCACGCAGCCCCTGAACAAGTGGTGGTGACTCGGAACCGAAGAAGTTCTGCATACAAGTGGAAGGAGACGCTGTTCTCAGTGATGCCTGG CCTGAAGATGACCATGGACAAGACAGGTCTCCTGCTGCTCAGCGACCCAGACAAAGTGACCATTGGCCTGTTGGCCTGGGATGGCCCTGGAGAGGGGCTCCGGATTTTTCTGCGTGACACTGACCGCTTCTCCAGCCACGTTGGCGGGACCCTTG GCCAGTTTTACCAGGAGGTGCTCTGGGGATCTCCAGCACCATCGGATGACAGCAGACGCATGCTGAGGGTTCAGGGCACTGACCACTCTGCCACCAG AAAGCGCAAGCTGGATTACCAGGAGGGGCCCCCGGGAGTGGAGATTTCCTGCTGGTCTGTGGAGCTGTAA